The Azotosporobacter soli genomic interval TGCGCTGCAATGCTGAGTTGGCTGCCCCTGAGTTGCTTTGGAAAGCCGCTGCCGTCGATCGATTCATGGTGCTGCAGGAGGATCGATAGGACTTCATCCGGAAGCTGTTTGCGCAGAAACAAATCGCCGCCCGCTTTGACATGAGAGCGGTATAAGGCTTCTTCGTCATTGCTGCGTTGCCGGGTCAGATCAAGAATTGTCGGCGGCAGCGCGAGTTTTCCGATGTCGTGCAGCAGTGCGCCGAGCGTGATTGTTTTTATCTGTTCGTCGTTGTAACCGAGTAGGCAGGCTAATTTGTTAGAAATAATCGCGACCGCCAGACTGTGAAGCGCCAAACGCCTAAGAGGGGGTTCGGATATGGTCGGCTTTAACGTATAACCGATTGCTCCCGGTGTGCTAGAAGCGAAACGATGAACGATATGCGCCATCGATTCCAAGGTGGCAACGTTGGTGTAAAGATGGCGATCACGTAGGATTTCGGCGACTTTGGTGCAAATGCTGTCGTATTGCCGCGCTGATTTTTCATTGATGATCGAGGGTGGTAACGGTTCTTTCCTTTGCGGCGCGTCAGTCTCGCCAACCTGTTCAGGAAGCGGTGCTGGCGGGGCATCGGGCAGTTCTTGGAAGGGACGAATGATATCATCAAATTGCAGCGCCAGCTTGACGTCTTCATCACTGTCTTGTTCTTCACGTAGGCGGACAATTTTGATCTGCCAATTCTGCAACGCTTCGATGGTTTTGGCGGTAAGGATGCTGCCTGAAGCCAAGA includes:
- a CDS encoding HD-GYP domain-containing protein gives rise to the protein MRNVTIDQLRPGDIIAQHILSQDNSILLASGSILTAKTIEALQNWQIKIVRLREEQDSDEDVKLALQFDDIIRPFQELPDAPPAPLPEQVGETDAPQRKEPLPPSIINEKSARQYDSICTKVAEILRDRHLYTNVATLESMAHIVHRFASSTPGAIGYTLKPTISEPPLRRLALHSLAVAIISNKLACLLGYNDEQIKTITLGALLHDIGKLALPPTILDLTRQRSNDEEALYRSHVKAGGDLFLRKQLPDEVLSILLQHHESIDGSGFPKQLRGSQLSIAAQIVALANRFDALIHDDSELPDLFTIRPRLLRDSSGKITADIIDIFDRYLATFTYSVNVLLSDGRTAEVLYTHSAFRFPVVKTGNGELLDLNKQPDLRIIRLKV